TGGCGATACCCAAACGCCAAATGCTGCCGGCATAGTGGCTGAAGTAGCGGCTGGTGTGGAGCAGCAACCCGCTAATGAGTCCGACCATGACCATCAGAATCAGCGTGCCACCCGCCAATAGTGCGGCCAATGAAACGCTACGGCTGTAAAGCAAAAGCAGCAGGGCAATACCAGGGATGGCGGGCCAGAGGGTGTGAAAGTGGGTGTTGCTGTCTGAGTCGCTGCGCAGGGCGCGCCAAGGCGGAGTATTTACTAGGCGTAAGAATGATGGGTAGGTAAAGGTCAGTAGACAGATGAAGCTGGTCGCGGCGCCCATCGCAAAAGGCTGCCAGCCTGACGGTGGTAAATCGACGGGTATCCAGTCGCCCATCGCGATAAAAAAAGCTTGTTGTAGTAGCCACGCAGGAACAAAGCCAATAGCCGTGGCGAGTAGCCACAGTGCACCCAATTGCCAGCGCTGCAGTGCCAATATTTGTCCACGCGTAGCGCCAAGGGTTTTGAGGACGGCCACGGCATCGGCGTGGCGGTGACAGTAGCGCTGTGCTGAGAACGCGGTGGCTAGTGCGGCCAAGAGTACGCCCAAACTGCCCGCGAGTCGCAAAAATAGGGTGGCTTTATCGAGCGCGCTGGCGATGCCCGGTTGGTTGTCTTGCAGGGTTACCACGCGCGCGTTTTGCGGAAGCTGCGGCTTGAGTGGCGCGAAGTAAGCATCTAGCTGTTGCGAGCTGCCGGCAAACAGGTAGCGATATTCAGCGCGACTGCCGGGAATGAGCAGGCCAGTAGCGGGTAGGTCGGCGGCAGCAATCATTACCCGCATCCCCATGCCGTAGAAGCTGCTGCCCGCATCGCCTTCGCGCGTGAGCACACCACTGATCACCAGCTGACTGTTGCCGATATCTATGGAGGAGCCAATGGTCACATCCAATTGGTTGAGAATATTGGCATCCACCCATGCGGTGCCAAGGGCAGGGCCGTGCCGCAGCGTGGCTGTATTGCCTTGCGTATCGCGCACTTCTAAGGAGCCGCGCAAGGGGTAATTGGGCGATACGGCTTTGAGTGAAACCAAGGCGGATCTATCGCCAGTGCTGGCGTATGCCATGGTGGGAAACATAATGGTTTCAGCCACTTGCAGCGCATGGGGGCGTGCATTGTCCAACACCTGTGCAGGCAGAGGGTCGCTGAGTTGGACGACGCGATCAGCCCCTAAATAGGCGCTGGCTTCTCCTGCCAGTGCTTTTTGCAGGCGGTCGGCGAACAAGTCGATGCCCGTTACGATACTTACACCGAGTACCAGCGCTGCAAACAACAAGCCCAGTTCCCCGCCGCGCCATTCACGCCGTATTGTGCGCCACGCTAGCGAGCTGTTCGTTCTCATGGCTGTACGGCCGTGGATAACTGCCCGCCTTCCATGCGCCATTGTTGTTGGCAGCGTGCGGCGAGTCGCTCGTCATGGGTGACAAGGATCAGCGTGGTACCGCTGTCTTGGTTGAGGCTAAACAGCAAATCAGCGATTTGATGAGCGGTTTTGCTATCGAGGTTGCCGGTGGGTTCATCGGCAAACAAGATGGCAGGTTGACCGGCGAAGGCGCGCGCCAGCGCTACTCGCTGTTGTTCACCACCCGACAGCGTGCGCGGGTAATGATGCAGGCGCTGCGACAGCCCAACGCGTGCGAGGAAGTCCTTTGCCAGTTGCTCACAGCGGGTCTGCGTGTCGATTTGGCGCAGCTCCAAGGGCAACATCACATTTTCCAGCGCGGTCAGTGATGGCAGCAATTGAAAGTTCTGAAACACAAAGCCTACTTTTTCTGCGCGCAATACTGCTTTTTCTTCTTCATTGAGCGAGAGCAGCGGGCGACCAGCCAAACGAATCTCGCCGCTGCTCGGCGCATCCAAGCCTGCCAACAAGCCCAGTAAGGTGGATTTGCCAGAGCCGGAAGTGCCGACGATTGCAACGCTCTCGCCCGCTTGCACGGTGAGATTGATGTCACTCAGCAACACCAAATCTTCATCGGGCATGGTGACAGTTTTGCCGAGCTGGCGAACTTGCAAAATAGGTTGCGACATGAGAATCAATATCTGCTTATAGAAAACAGTAGGGTACTATAGGCGCGCTCGATTGCGTGTCCATTAGGTAATTGTCGTGTTGAAGAAACTCCCCTTGTGCGGGCTGCTATTGTTTTATTTTTTAAGTTTTATTTTTTTGTCGATGCCGGCGCGCGCCGCAACTGTGTTGGTGTTCGGCGATAGTCTCAGCGCGGCTTACGGTATGCGGCAAGAAGAGGGCTGGGTCGCTCTGCTACAAAACAACTTATCCGAACATCGTTTTGTGAATGAGTCGATCAGTGGTGAAATCAGTGCTAACGGTTTGAAACGATTGCCGGATGCCTTGAAAAAACATAAGCCCGATGTGCTGGTTTTGGAGTTGGGTGCCAACGATGGCTTGCGCGGCATGCCTTTGTCTGCACTGCAGAGTAATTTGCAGTTGATGATCAATATGGGTAAGCAAGCGGGTTGCCGTATTTTGTTGTTGGGTGTGCAGTTGCCGCCCAATTACGGTGTGCGCTATGGCCGTGAGTTTGCGGAGATATATCCGCGCTTGGCGCAGAAAAATAGAATTAAGGTGATTCCATTTTTTCTGCAAGATATCTCCGGTGATATTGCACATTTTCAGCCGGATCAGTTGCATCCAACCGCGCAAGCGCAGCCAGATATTATGGCGACAGTGCGCCCTATTTTGTTGTCGCTATTGAGCGAGTAGTTGTGAAAGATATTGCGACAATATTGGAGCTGGATGAAAAACATGTCTGGCATCCTTATGCGGGTATTGATAACAAGCATCCAGTATACGCAGTGCAATCTGCGCAAGGCTGTGTATTGTGTTTGACAGATGGCCGTGAATTGCTTGACGGCATGTCATCTTGGTGGAGTGCAATTCACGGCTACAACCATCCCGTATTGAATGCGGCGCTTGTCGAACAAACACAGATAATGGCGCATGTGATGTTTGGCGGATTAACACATGAACCGGCGGTGACGCTGGCGAAAACATTGGCAGATATTTCGCCAACACCTTTGCAGCGTGTATTTTTTTCTGATTCTGGTTCGGTTGCAGTCGAAGTGGCGCTGAAAATGGCGCTGCAATATTGGCAGGGTAAGCGAACTAAGTTTGTTAGCTTGTCTGGCGGTTACCACGGCGACACTTTTGCCGCCATGAGTGTGTGTGATCCTGTTACTGGCATGCACCATTTGTTTTCAAATGTGCTAGGGCAGCAGTATTTTGTACCAAGGCCTGCTTGTCGGTTTGGTGAGCCATGTGCTGAAGCCGATACAGTGTTACTAAAAAAACTATTGCAGCAGGAAGGAAAGAATATTGCTGCGGTGATTTTGGAACCTATCGCGCAAGGTGCAGGTGGGATGTGGTTTTACTCGGCAGATTATCTGCGGCGCGTGCGTGCGCTGTGTGATGAGCATGGCGTGCTGTT
The DNA window shown above is from Cellvibrionales bacterium and carries:
- a CDS encoding ATP-binding cassette domain-containing protein gives rise to the protein MSQPILQVRQLGKTVTMPDEDLVLLSDINLTVQAGESVAIVGTSGSGKSTLLGLLAGLDAPSSGEIRLAGRPLLSLNEEEKAVLRAEKVGFVFQNFQLLPSLTALENVMLPLELRQIDTQTRCEQLAKDFLARVGLSQRLHHYPRTLSGGEQQRVALARAFAGQPAILFADEPTGNLDSKTAHQIADLLFSLNQDSGTTLILVTHDERLAARCQQQWRMEGGQLSTAVQP
- a CDS encoding ABC transporter permease encodes the protein MRTNSSLAWRTIRREWRGGELGLLFAALVLGVSIVTGIDLFADRLQKALAGEASAYLGADRVVQLSDPLPAQVLDNARPHALQVAETIMFPTMAYASTGDRSALVSLKAVSPNYPLRGSLEVRDTQGNTATLRHGPALGTAWVDANILNQLDVTIGSSIDIGNSQLVISGVLTREGDAGSSFYGMGMRVMIAAADLPATGLLIPGSRAEYRYLFAGSSQQLDAYFAPLKPQLPQNARVVTLQDNQPGIASALDKATLFLRLAGSLGVLLAALATAFSAQRYCHRHADAVAVLKTLGATRGQILALQRWQLGALWLLATAIGFVPAWLLQQAFFIAMGDWIPVDLPPSGWQPFAMGAATSFICLLTFTYPSFLRLVNTPPWRALRSDSDSNTHFHTLWPAIPGIALLLLLYSRSVSLAALLAGGTLILMVMVGLISGLLLHTSRYFSHYAGSIWRLGIANILRQRWLSLLQISVFSIGFMLLSVMVLIRSSLLNEWKMQVPADAPNVFLINIAPDEVKPLRTALDSIALAPSELFPMVRGRLTTINGQRATDLFDESVNAVYRDLNLSWSNTLPANNAIISGTWPSTINLDQAAPVSVEQGLAKKLHLQLGDKVNFTIGDKTLPAFVASIRSVDWDRMTPNFYFLFPPHILDDATQYNATWMTSLYRNETQEAALARVLRQYPAITAYPVDDLLARVQTIVQRVSLAVEIILLLVLGAGFLVLIACLRAGIDQKLHESALLRTLGAKQKLILGSLIVEFTVVGAIAGLLAAAGAELTAWALQTYLFKMEFIAHPWLWLITPMIATLLIGCVGTLFCYRAVNTPPILVLRESMQQS
- the bioA gene encoding adenosylmethionine--8-amino-7-oxononanoate transaminase, translated to MKDIATILELDEKHVWHPYAGIDNKHPVYAVQSAQGCVLCLTDGRELLDGMSSWWSAIHGYNHPVLNAALVEQTQIMAHVMFGGLTHEPAVTLAKTLADISPTPLQRVFFSDSGSVAVEVALKMALQYWQGKRTKFVSLSGGYHGDTFAAMSVCDPVTGMHHLFSNVLGQQYFVPRPACRFGEPCAEADTVLLKKLLQQEGKNIAAVILEPIAQGAGGMWFYSADYLRRVRALCDEHGVLLIADEIATGFGRTGKLFACEYADIAPDILCVGKALTGGYMTLAATLTTDAVAKQICASESGVLMHGPTFMANPLACSVANASIGLLLAQDWHAEVTRIEKQLQGGLSVLRGKHGVADVRVLGAIGVVELDEAVDMKKIQPMFVEKGVWIRPFGKLIYIMPPYIIDNARLNTLILKMIEVIEEYLHG
- a CDS encoding arylesterase, with the translated sequence MPARAATVLVFGDSLSAAYGMRQEEGWVALLQNNLSEHRFVNESISGEISANGLKRLPDALKKHKPDVLVLELGANDGLRGMPLSALQSNLQLMINMGKQAGCRILLLGVQLPPNYGVRYGREFAEIYPRLAQKNRIKVIPFFLQDISGDIAHFQPDQLHPTAQAQPDIMATVRPILLSLLSE